The following DNA comes from Leptospira saintgironsiae.
TTTTCATTCATCATTTTTCATTTATATGGTTGAAACAATCAGTTTTATTCGTAGATTAGAAGTATGCTCACAAAACCTAAGATCCTAGTTGTAGAAGATGAGATCATAGTCGCAGTTAACTTGGGCCAGAAACTTAAAAAATTAGGTTACGATCTAGTGGGCATCACTTCCTCCGGAGAGGAGGCCATCCAAAAGGCAGAAGAGAATCATCCCGATCTGGTCCTAATGGATATCAATATAGAAGGGAATCTGGACGGGATCCAAACTGCAGAACTTCTCCGAAACAGATTCCAAACTCCCGTTATTTATCTTACAGCATACGCGGACGAGAACACTCTTAATAGAGCCAAAAGGACCCAGCCTCTCGGTTATATAGTCAAACCATTCGAGTCAGACCAACTTCGCTCTTCTATCGAAGTTGCTTTGTATAAAAATGAGCTGGAACATAGAAACCGCAAAAACGAAGAATCCTTAAAATCCACTCTGAACCAAATGGAGTCAGGAATTATCACCACAGACGAAAACGGCTTGGTATTATTCTGTAATCCAGTGGCAGAAAAGATCGCTGGTCTTAGTTATGCAGAATCTATAGGACTTTCCTTAACAAAGATCCTAAAATTAGAAGATTCAAATTTTTCTTCTTATACTCTTCCACTTTCGGATGTATTGTCTTCTAACCAAACGATTGAGAAAAATGGAATATTCGCTGTCGATAGTATTGGAAATAAAACTTCAGTTTCTATCCAGATCTCCCCTATCTTAAATACAGAAGGAAAATCCAGTGGCTCGATCACTGTTCTTCGTTTGGGAGAATCGGATAATACCAATCAATCTTATCTGAAAGAGATCCATCATAGGATCAAAAACAATTTAACTGTTATTTCTTCCCTGCTAAGCATGAACGCTTCCAACCTAAAAGACCAGGAAACCTTGGATATTTTCAAGGACAGTCAGCATAGGATACAAGCAGTGGCACTTCTGCACGAAGTGCTTTATGAAAATCATGATCTATCTTCCATCAGTTTTGATCTGTATGTTCGTAAACTTACTGACCTTCTATTCGAAGTATATAAAGTAGATCGTTCTAAGTTCAAACTAGTGTTGGATATCCAAACTCCAAAGATCCCAAGCGAGATGGGAATGAACTGTGCATTGATCATTAACGAACTTTTAACCAACTCATTCAAACATGGATTCAAAGGTAGAGAAAGTGGTTCTATATTGATCCGTTTTAGTTTGAATGACGAACGATATTTCTTAGAAGTCAAAGATGATGGAGTCGGTCTGTCTGAGGATATATTGGCCCAAACACGCAATTCAGGCTCTTTAGGACTTTCTTTGGTAGATTCTTTCGTAAAACTTCTAAGGGGAAAGCTAAGTTTAGAGAACGAAAACGGCTGTAAGGTCACCTTAAGCTTCCCGGTAAAACACGAGACCTAAAAAACGTTTTACTCGTCGGCTGAATCGGATAACTCTGATCCCGATGAAGACAAACTTTGAATTCTTTGAAATCGTCGAGAGAGAAGACGGAGTAGCTATCGTCTTCTTAAACCGTCCCGACAAAAGAAACGCGATGAACTGGAGTTTCTGGAGAGACCTTCCCGATGTCGTACACGAAATTAACTCCAATCAAAAAATCAGATCCTTCGTAGTTGCAGCAAGAGGCAAATCATTCTCAACAGGTTTGGACCTGGACTCATTCTTCCAAGAATTTGGATCTGTAGTACAAGGTACATATGGAGATGATCGTAAAAAATTCTACGAGCTGATCCTAAGAATGCAGAAAGGGATCAACGCAGTTTATGATTCTCCTAAACCTTCTGTTGCCGCAGTCCAAAAACATTGTATTGGTGGTGGACTTGATCTCATCTCTGCCTGTGATATTCGTTATGCAACTTATGATGCAAGCATCTCTTTAAGAGAAGCAAAAGTAGCCATCGTAGCCGACATGGGCTCTATCAACAGGCTCCCTTCTATCATTGGCCAAGGAAACACAAGAGAACTCGCCTACACTGGAAAGGACATTGACGGAGAAGAAGCTCTCAGAATGGGACTTGTCTCTAAATTGTTCAAAGACCAGGATCAACTTTTGGAAGGTGCAATAGCAACCGCTTCCGAGATCGCAGCAAATCCAAGAATAGTGGTAGAAGGTACTAAGGAAGTAATGAACTACTCCGAAGGAAAACCTTTAGCTGTTGGTTTGAACTATGTCGCGGTTTGGAATTCCAGCTTTATGGATTCCAGAGATTTTAGAGAAGCGATGAAAGCCTTTAAAGACAGAAAAAGGCCTGAATATAATAAAAACTAATCTAGTGACTGTGGATGTGGGAACTCCTACAAACGAAATGAATACACTTGTGGAATTCCTACATCCTAATTAAACGTAAAGATCCAAAAGTCTGGATTTACCCTCAGAAGCCTGGGCTTGCACTTGAGCCTCTACGTTCAGCTTCAAAAGTTTAGAATTCATATCTGATTGAGCCTGGAATATTTCCCTAGGCAGATTGGCGATTCTTTCGATCATGAGAGATTGGCTGGTTTGGCTACCGATTTCCATTTTCTTTACCTCGTTTGAACTGGGGATTTTTTCTTTCCTTTGCCCCCGTTTCAATCATCGGTTGATCTGTGGAAAACTTGATTATTTTAGGAATTTTTTTAGCCTGTCCCAGTCGTGGGTTTTAGGGAACTGATCATAAGCGCCATCCATCGGGAAAGGCAGAGAGAATTTACTAAGGCGTTTAACCTATACAAGGAATCCCTGAATTTTACCCAAAATCCCAAAACTGTAGTGAAGGTGAAAAACCGTCAGGCCTGGTGCCAATATTATATTGGAAATACCAGAGAAACTCTGAATCTTTTTCAGGAATTACAGGATCGCTTTTCCACTCATCCGGAAAGCAGACTATATTATGCGAATTATCTCATTAAGGTTCACAATTTTAAATCTGCTAAAAAGATTCTCACCACAGCAATTGAGATATTTCCAGACCAGTTAGAATTATACCTAACTCTTGCGAGTTTATTAAAAGATACAGATAGATCCAACGAGGCAATCCAAGTATTAAAGCAGGCCTTATCCCAGGAAAAACTTTCCAGAGGAAGAGGTATCAAACGAAAAGATATTTGGTCGGAGCTTGGATATTTGTATTATCAGAGAGGAGATTATAACTCGGCCTTAGCTTCCTTAAAAACTGCCATGCGAATGGACGAAGAAGAAACATTCCTGCATTATGATATGATCGCTCAGTGTTATCTGAAAGTTTCGGATCATAAAAACGCACTTAAGTTTATAGATTTATACATCAAATATTTTGGAGAATCGGACGCGGACATACTCGTTGTAAAAGCGAGGGCCCACGCCCAGTTGCAAGAAAGCCACTTGGCCTGTGCATCTTTGCTACAGGCCTACTCCATGGAAAATGGTCTTAAACTTTCCGCAGAAGATATGGTAGATTTCGGTCCACTTCTGCAGACCGGATTTTTTGATACATTAGAGAATGTTGAAATAGACGAGGCCTAATCACTTCGCCTCTAATTTTTTCTTTGCAAGATCTTGGATCTTCAAGAAATCCTCTAACTTCATATTATTTTTTTCTCCGAGCGGAGAATTATCCATTTCACTATGATTATGAACATAAGGTATTCCAATTTTCAATAGGTCATCCTTGTCGATCACAATTGTTTTTGTTCCTTTTGTAACAGTGAGATAATCGGATGTAGGGATCATCTTAGAATGGTCTGAAGAATTTTCTAACTCTACTTTACCTTGGCAATGGCAGATAAGAGTCACATCCTCTACTACAGTTGTATAAAACTTGGTCCCTCTTACACCCGCAGTGGTTGTTGGAGTTCCTAAACTTAATCCCTCACCTTTTGCGAGTTTATTGGAGAGAAGCCAGGATCTTCCCTTCTCTTGGAAAAACTTTTTGTCTGATTTGATATCATCGAAGCGGAATCTGGAACCGGATTGGACCTCCAACAAGGAAGTATTCTCTCCAAATGCGATGGTTGCAGTGGCACCTTCGTCAGTAACCAATACATCACCATTTTGGATCTCTTTACCAATATCTGCCTTGGATTTTTCGGAACCTCTTTCCAAGGTAACATTCCCAACAACAAATGTGATTACTGCTTTATTTATATCTGCTTCCTTTTTGCCGCAAGAAAACAAAACACTTATTAAACTTAGAAGAAATAGAACTGATAATATTTTCATAGCGGTCGATCTTGGAGCTTCTTTTAAAGGAAGTAAATCGATTTTTAGTATAGAAGATAAAGTTTTAATTATTCTAAACGAAGAAGAGGACGAATAAAAGTCTTACGAGCGCCTATTTTTTCTTAGAAGTTTTCTTAGGAGCTGGGACTTTCCGTTTTATACTTTCTTTGGTTTGAATAAAGATCCAATCATTCAGGAACATTCGCAAGCTGGTTCACGTCCTCTCCAGGAACCAAAACGAACTCTCCATTGGAACCTTTTAGCCTACTTTCTAAATACGGTTTGTATTCTTCCGAATGAAAGAAAGTCTGCATTGCTTCTCTTGAAGGCCATTCAATGATCAAGAATAGTTGAGGAAGTTTTCTCTCCCCTTCTATTTTCTCCATATTTGTGGTTCTAGAAAGATATCTTCCTCCGAATTTTTCCACCATCTTGGTTACGTTACGAACATATGCTGGGATCCAACGAGCGCTGGTAATAT
Coding sequences within:
- a CDS encoding histidine kinase dimerization/phosphoacceptor domain -containing protein, yielding MLTKPKILVVEDEIIVAVNLGQKLKKLGYDLVGITSSGEEAIQKAEENHPDLVLMDINIEGNLDGIQTAELLRNRFQTPVIYLTAYADENTLNRAKRTQPLGYIVKPFESDQLRSSIEVALYKNELEHRNRKNEESLKSTLNQMESGIITTDENGLVLFCNPVAEKIAGLSYAESIGLSLTKILKLEDSNFSSYTLPLSDVLSSNQTIEKNGIFAVDSIGNKTSVSIQISPILNTEGKSSGSITVLRLGESDNTNQSYLKEIHHRIKNNLTVISSLLSMNASNLKDQETLDIFKDSQHRIQAVALLHEVLYENHDLSSISFDLYVRKLTDLLFEVYKVDRSKFKLVLDIQTPKIPSEMGMNCALIINELLTNSFKHGFKGRESGSILIRFSLNDERYFLEVKDDGVGLSEDILAQTRNSGSLGLSLVDSFVKLLRGKLSLENENGCKVTLSFPVKHET
- a CDS encoding tetratricopeptide repeat protein produces the protein MGFRELIISAIHRERQREFTKAFNLYKESLNFTQNPKTVVKVKNRQAWCQYYIGNTRETLNLFQELQDRFSTHPESRLYYANYLIKVHNFKSAKKILTTAIEIFPDQLELYLTLASLLKDTDRSNEAIQVLKQALSQEKLSRGRGIKRKDIWSELGYLYYQRGDYNSALASLKTAMRMDEEETFLHYDMIAQCYLKVSDHKNALKFIDLYIKYFGESDADILVVKARAHAQLQESHLACASLLQAYSMENGLKLSAEDMVDFGPLLQTGFFDTLENVEIDEA
- a CDS encoding crotonase/enoyl-CoA hydratase family protein, whose protein sequence is MKTNFEFFEIVEREDGVAIVFLNRPDKRNAMNWSFWRDLPDVVHEINSNQKIRSFVVAARGKSFSTGLDLDSFFQEFGSVVQGTYGDDRKKFYELILRMQKGINAVYDSPKPSVAAVQKHCIGGGLDLISACDIRYATYDASISLREAKVAIVADMGSINRLPSIIGQGNTRELAYTGKDIDGEEALRMGLVSKLFKDQDQLLEGAIATASEIAANPRIVVEGTKEVMNYSEGKPLAVGLNYVAVWNSSFMDSRDFREAMKAFKDRKRPEYNKN
- a CDS encoding DUF1330 domain-containing protein gives rise to the protein MKYYSVAELNITSARWIPAYVRNVTKMVEKFGGRYLSRTTNMEKIEGERKLPQLFLIIEWPSREAMQTFFHSEEYKPYLESRLKGSNGEFVLVPGEDVNQLANVPE
- a CDS encoding FecR family protein: MKILSVLFLLSLISVLFSCGKKEADINKAVITFVVGNVTLERGSEKSKADIGKEIQNGDVLVTDEGATATIAFGENTSLLEVQSGSRFRFDDIKSDKKFFQEKGRSWLLSNKLAKGEGLSLGTPTTTAGVRGTKFYTTVVEDVTLICHCQGKVELENSSDHSKMIPTSDYLTVTKGTKTIVIDKDDLLKIGIPYVHNHSEMDNSPLGEKNNMKLEDFLKIQDLAKKKLEAK